A single window of Nematostella vectensis chromosome 4, jaNemVect1.1, whole genome shotgun sequence DNA harbors:
- the LOC125561895 gene encoding uncharacterized protein LOC125561895, with translation MESKRSTKKAVQKQAKICETLPICGDNETFDEDGLLELGNNDAEIPFLEGRKINLKEKKISPRLPKCMGKKKKLHLDAVYSGLWRRGSEKIIEGLTGNSVNNVAGDFANMGRKTRPSSVISRDNRTISTKDERPVFAIPKVESYDILTSRSIIDSSLCYIFTENRKHSPRRKAKMRPVLLRNDSAGSLWKGSLFSQLPQYRVEWRQPSPVEGVSFQSKEMEWLEDTLREVEACNTATNTPPPSVASSPRMVRKFVVRLPPI, from the coding sequence atggaAAGCAAGCGATCAACAAAGAAGGCCGTTCAAAAGCAAGCCAAAATATGCGAGACTTTACCAATTTGCGGAGACAACGAAACTTTTGACGAGGATGGCCTTTTGGAGTTAGGCAATAATGACGCCGAAATACCGTTTCTCGAAGGTCGAAAAATCAAtttgaaggaaaaaaaaatttctccGAGACTCCCAAAATGCATgggcaaaaagaaaaagcttCATTTGGATGCTGTTTATTCTGGTTTGTGGCGGCGAGGTAGTGAAAAGATAATCGAGGGCCTTACCGGAAACAGTGTAAATAATGTAGCAGGTGATTTCGCAAACATGGGCAGAAAAACGCGTCCAAGTTCTGTCATATCAAGAGATAATCGCACAATCTCAACGAAGGATGAAAGACCCGTCTTTGCCATTCCTAAAGTTGAAAGCTATGATATCTTAACATCACGATCAATTATCGATTCTTCTTTATGCTACATATTTacagaaaacagaaaacattCGCCGAGAAGAAAAGCAAAGATGCGACCAGTATTGTTACGAAATGACAGCGCGGGTTCCCTGTGGAAGGGGTCACTCTTTAGTCAACTGCCTCAGTATCGTGTGGAATGGCGCCAGCCCTCTCCTGTAGAGGGGGTATCATTTCAATCCAAAGAGATGGAATGGCTGGAGGACACACTGAGGGAAGTGGAGGCTTGCAACACAGCCACGAACACACCGCCACCAAGTGTAGCTAGCTCACCTAGGATGGTGAGAAAGTTTGTAGTTCGACTTCCGCCGATTTAG